Proteins co-encoded in one Paracrocinitomix mangrovi genomic window:
- a CDS encoding DUF481 domain-containing protein, with translation MRFLLITILFSATTVFGQIVNIENKRLDGDKQGFHGSVDLNLNFTMNTKQLLQLGDKLRLGYTKLKHHAFILTDHAFVKSDDDSFINRGYEHVRYNYTLKDSGRIIYEVFQQGQFNKIQKINLRLLFGTGFRFKLIDQKNYNLSFGTGFMGEYEELIDFGNSRDILSTSYLSFDGQFSENIGMNTISYFQPKMVDFGNYRFANETYLRFKINKYLSFKVVYSLVHDSRDIPEVRKTNYVFKNTLSFNF, from the coding sequence ATGAGGTTTCTATTAATTACTATTTTATTTTCAGCCACTACCGTATTCGGTCAAATTGTAAACATTGAAAACAAAAGGCTTGACGGTGACAAGCAAGGTTTTCATGGTAGCGTAGATTTGAATTTAAATTTCACTATGAATACCAAACAGCTTTTGCAATTGGGAGATAAATTGCGATTGGGATACACTAAATTAAAACATCATGCTTTTATCCTTACAGATCATGCCTTTGTAAAATCAGATGATGATAGTTTTATCAACCGTGGATATGAGCATGTGAGATACAATTACACTCTAAAGGACAGTGGTCGCATCATTTACGAAGTATTTCAGCAAGGTCAATTTAACAAAATTCAAAAAATCAATCTACGTTTGTTATTTGGAACAGGTTTTAGATTTAAATTGATTGATCAAAAAAATTATAACCTGAGCTTTGGAACAGGCTTTATGGGAGAATATGAAGAATTGATAGATTTTGGTAATTCCAGAGATATCTTATCTACCAGCTATCTTTCATTTGATGGTCAATTCAGTGAAAACATAGGTATGAATACGATCAGCTACTTTCAACCTAAAATGGTAGATTTTGGAAACTATAGATTTGCCAATGAAACTTATCTTAGATTTAAAATCAACAAGTATTTAAGTTTTAAAGTTGTTTACTCACTTGTTCATGATTCAAGAGACATTCCGGAAGTGAGAAAAACCAATTACGTATTTAAAAATACTTTGAGTTTTAATTTTTAA
- the sucD gene encoding succinate--CoA ligase subunit alpha: MSVLVNKDSKVIVQGFTGSEGTFHAGQMIEYGTNVVGGVTPGKGGQSHLDRPVFNTVSEAVAKTGADVTIIFVPPAFAADAIMEAADAGIKVIIAITEGIPVKDMIKAKEYIKSFDCTLVGPNCPGVITADEAKVGIMPGFIFKKGNVGIVSKSGTLTYEAADQVVKAGLGITTAIGIGGDPIIGTTTKEAVQLLMNDPETHGIVMIGEIGGNLEAQAGAWIAENGTKPVVAFIAGVTAPKGRTMGHAGAIVGGEDDTAEAKKRILREHGISVVDSPADIGKTMAEILGVNA; the protein is encoded by the coding sequence ATGTCGGTACTCGTAAATAAAGATTCCAAAGTTATAGTTCAAGGATTTACAGGAAGTGAAGGTACTTTTCACGCTGGTCAAATGATCGAATATGGAACCAACGTTGTTGGTGGTGTTACTCCTGGAAAAGGAGGTCAATCTCATTTAGATCGTCCAGTTTTTAATACAGTTTCAGAAGCTGTTGCAAAAACAGGAGCTGACGTGACTATTATTTTTGTTCCGCCTGCTTTCGCTGCAGATGCAATTATGGAAGCGGCTGATGCAGGAATTAAAGTAATCATTGCTATTACAGAAGGAATTCCGGTTAAAGACATGATCAAAGCAAAAGAATACATCAAAAGTTTCGATTGTACTTTGGTTGGTCCTAACTGTCCAGGTGTTATCACTGCTGATGAAGCTAAAGTTGGTATCATGCCAGGATTTATTTTCAAAAAAGGAAATGTAGGTATCGTTTCTAAATCAGGTACTTTGACATATGAAGCAGCTGATCAAGTTGTAAAAGCAGGATTAGGAATTACTACTGCTATCGGTATTGGAGGTGATCCAATTATCGGAACAACAACTAAAGAAGCTGTACAATTGTTAATGAATGACCCAGAAACTCACGGTATTGTTATGATTGGTGAGATTGGAGGGAATTTAGAAGCACAAGCTGGAGCTTGGATTGCAGAAAACGGAACTAAACCAGTTGTTGCATTTATTGCCGGAGTTACCGCTCCTAAAGGTAGAACAATGGGACACGCCGGTGCAATTGTTGGTGGTGAAGACGATACTGCTGAAGCGAAAAAACGAATTTTGAGAGAGCATGGAATTAGTGTGGTGGATTCTCCTGCAGATATAGGTAAAACTATGGCGGAGATTTTAGGTGTGAACGCTTAA
- the mnmE gene encoding tRNA uridine-5-carboxymethylaminomethyl(34) synthesis GTPase MnmE — translation MKFQNPDDTICAISTAQGVGAIAVIRLSGKKTFDIIYQIFSKNPHDLSTHTAHFGTIKKDDQILDEVVVTIFKNPHSFTGEDIAEIACHGSTFIQSEILQLLIDKGARLAGAGEFSLRAFLNGKMDLSQTEAIADLIASTSAAAHKVAMNQMRGGFSSEISELRQELMNFASLIELELDFSQEDVEFADRTQLVELLSKIKKRLTSLVDSFKYGNVIKNGVPVAIIGAPNAGKSTLLNKLLNEDRAIVSEVAGTTRDVIEDTITIEGIEFRFIDTAGIRDTKDLIESEGIRKAFDKIKTASIILLMFDLEGFKDQEIIDQISMFEKNSVREDQELICLFNKSDKVKVEDRVNLKDVGLFISARNGEEINQLKNVLVDRVKLTNNESNSVVTNVRHYEILNRCLNGIDKVEEDLNNDIPGDLLAMDIRDVLNNLGEITGEVTSDDLLGNIFANFCIGK, via the coding sequence ATGAAGTTTCAAAATCCGGATGATACAATTTGCGCTATAAGTACTGCTCAGGGAGTGGGTGCAATTGCTGTTATTCGCCTTTCGGGAAAGAAAACCTTTGATATTATCTATCAGATATTTTCTAAAAACCCACATGATTTGTCAACTCATACTGCACATTTTGGGACAATTAAAAAGGATGATCAGATTTTAGATGAAGTTGTGGTAACGATTTTTAAAAATCCACATTCATTTACCGGAGAAGATATTGCAGAAATTGCATGTCATGGATCAACCTTTATACAATCAGAAATATTACAACTTTTAATAGATAAAGGAGCGAGACTTGCCGGAGCGGGAGAATTTTCTTTACGTGCATTTTTGAATGGTAAAATGGACTTGTCGCAAACAGAGGCAATTGCTGACCTGATCGCTTCAACATCTGCTGCCGCACACAAAGTAGCAATGAATCAGATGCGAGGTGGATTTTCTTCTGAGATTTCAGAATTGCGTCAAGAGTTAATGAACTTTGCCTCATTAATTGAGTTAGAATTGGATTTTTCTCAGGAGGATGTTGAATTTGCAGATAGAACGCAGTTGGTAGAGCTATTGAGTAAGATTAAAAAAAGACTAACATCATTAGTTGATTCATTTAAATACGGAAATGTCATTAAAAACGGTGTTCCTGTAGCTATTATCGGTGCGCCCAATGCAGGTAAATCAACTTTGTTGAATAAGCTACTGAATGAAGACAGGGCTATTGTGAGTGAAGTAGCAGGAACTACCAGAGATGTGATTGAAGATACAATTACTATTGAAGGAATTGAATTTAGGTTTATAGATACTGCCGGAATAAGAGATACTAAGGATTTAATTGAAAGTGAAGGAATCCGCAAAGCTTTTGATAAAATTAAAACTGCCTCAATTATATTGTTAATGTTTGATTTGGAAGGGTTTAAGGATCAAGAGATTATAGACCAAATCAGTATGTTTGAAAAAAATAGTGTAAGAGAAGATCAAGAGCTTATTTGTCTTTTCAATAAATCTGACAAAGTAAAAGTAGAGGACAGGGTAAACTTGAAAGACGTTGGTTTATTTATTTCTGCCAGAAATGGAGAAGAAATTAATCAATTAAAAAATGTATTGGTTGACCGTGTAAAACTCACGAATAACGAAAGTAATAGTGTGGTAACCAATGTACGTCACTATGAAATTTTAAATCGTTGTTTAAATGGTATTGATAAAGTAGAGGAGGATTTAAACAATGATATTCCGGGTGATTTATTAGCCATGGACATCAGAGATGTATTAAATAACCTTGGTGAAATTACAGGTGAGGTTACTTCTGATGATCTGTTAGGAAATATCTTTGCTAATTTTTGTATTGGGAAATAA
- a CDS encoding helix-turn-helix domain-containing protein, giving the protein MKSVIGFDRICEWCGKKFVAHKSTTRYCCLPCNQKGYKREQREKKARENNEKVKFQSQGIDPEELKKKTYLSIKETCVYLGISRSTLYRNVRLGLLPVIGLGGRTIFKREDLDKFLDDLSTLDNN; this is encoded by the coding sequence ATGAAATCAGTGATCGGATTTGACCGAATTTGTGAGTGGTGTGGAAAGAAGTTTGTTGCTCACAAGTCAACTACCAGATATTGTTGCCTTCCATGCAATCAAAAAGGATATAAACGGGAACAAAGAGAAAAGAAAGCAAGGGAGAATAACGAAAAAGTCAAATTCCAATCTCAGGGAATAGATCCTGAAGAACTAAAGAAGAAAACATATTTAAGTATAAAAGAAACATGTGTTTATCTAGGAATCAGTAGATCTACATTATATAGAAATGTTCGACTAGGATTGTTGCCAGTAATTGGACTAGGAGGGAGAACAATTTTCAAAAGAGAAGATCTAGATAAGTTTCTAGACGATTTATCAACGCTAGATAATAATTAG
- a CDS encoding site-specific integrase: MNVVLRKKKLKDGRQSLYLDIYHNGNRNYEFLKMYLLPEETYENRLKNREVLELVERIKSKRLLEMQHLKYGFTPDFKARLNFIQYFEDLVNKRLKTGKNYQTWKITLVHLKAYAPNGLTFDQVDDKWMENFREYLEEGRSNNSAASYFNVVKHCLHQAVRDRIIVDNPATRVKSPKLEETKREFLTATELTLAAKAYCKDPELKRAFLFSCLTGLRYVDVRCLIWEDIRVDADGTATIHFTQKKTKGVEYLPVESQALKLIGERKENHESVFNLNPSSNKGSVIKDWMLNAGIQKKITFHCARHSYAVLLLEKGVGIYTVSRLLGHRDIKTTMIYANIVDSTKRKAVNSLTDIQVFWDEQKE; this comes from the coding sequence ATGAATGTAGTACTTAGAAAGAAAAAATTGAAGGACGGGCGTCAAAGTCTTTACCTTGATATTTATCACAACGGTAACCGAAATTATGAGTTCCTAAAGATGTATTTATTGCCTGAAGAAACGTATGAAAACCGTTTAAAAAACCGTGAGGTACTTGAGCTTGTAGAAAGAATAAAATCGAAACGATTATTGGAGATGCAACACCTCAAATATGGCTTTACACCTGACTTTAAGGCCCGTCTTAATTTTATTCAGTATTTCGAAGATCTGGTAAATAAGAGACTCAAAACAGGTAAAAACTATCAAACATGGAAGATAACCCTCGTTCATCTTAAAGCCTACGCTCCAAATGGACTTACTTTTGATCAGGTAGACGATAAGTGGATGGAGAATTTCAGAGAGTATTTAGAGGAGGGAAGAAGTAATAATTCTGCAGCCTCATACTTCAATGTGGTTAAACATTGCCTTCATCAGGCCGTTAGAGATCGAATTATTGTAGATAATCCTGCAACAAGGGTTAAATCACCTAAGCTAGAAGAAACCAAAAGGGAGTTCCTAACGGCTACAGAACTGACTTTAGCGGCAAAAGCTTATTGTAAAGATCCTGAATTAAAACGAGCGTTTTTATTTTCTTGTTTAACAGGATTAAGATATGTGGATGTAAGGTGTCTAATATGGGAAGATATTAGAGTTGATGCTGATGGTACTGCGACTATTCATTTTACTCAGAAGAAAACGAAAGGAGTTGAGTATTTACCGGTGGAATCGCAAGCGTTAAAATTGATAGGAGAAAGAAAGGAAAACCATGAGAGCGTTTTTAATCTCAATCCTTCATCAAATAAGGGTTCTGTAATAAAGGATTGGATGTTGAATGCCGGAATTCAAAAAAAAATCACTTTTCACTGTGCAAGGCATAGTTATGCTGTTTTGCTGCTTGAAAAGGGGGTAGGAATTTATACCGTAAGTAGATTACTAGGTCATAGAGATATTAAAACAACTATGATCTATGCTAATATTGTTGACAGCACAAAAAGAAAAGCAGTAAATTCGTTAACAGATATTCAAGTATTTTGGGATGAGCAAAAAGAGTAA
- a CDS encoding helix-turn-helix domain-containing protein has protein sequence MAISLEDIAIQLQEISEGQNRIEETLRGIQHLYKDILDIDEASAYTGLKKSYLYKLCSERKIPHYKNSGKMLRFKKSDLSEYQLRNKVKSIYELEDEAINHLKY, from the coding sequence ATGGCAATCAGCCTTGAGGACATAGCAATACAGCTTCAAGAAATATCCGAAGGACAGAATAGGATAGAAGAGACCTTAAGAGGTATTCAGCACCTATATAAAGACATTTTAGATATAGATGAGGCATCAGCATATACTGGTCTAAAAAAGAGCTATCTGTATAAGCTTTGTTCAGAAAGGAAGATTCCACATTATAAGAATTCAGGTAAAATGCTTCGTTTTAAGAAAAGTGACCTGTCAGAGTATCAATTGCGAAATAAGGTTAAATCCATCTACGAATTGGAGGACGAAGCTATTAATCATTTAAAGTATTGA
- a CDS encoding Eco57I restriction-modification methylase domain-containing protein, which produces MSPNKSTGSYYTPEILSDFLVSHIFRKYVNKNAISILEPSCGDGQFIASLFAKNAIHLNADIDIELIDINKSELEKANKLIPSGVKYNSVTQDYLERFINGQAKYSLIIGNPPYIKKSHLQEKQIDRCEEVHQMMKEYNSIVTSNAKIKNIWPAFIEANIMSLTDDGILCLVIPAEILQVKYAQELRALIADEFDRVEVFAFNELIFEGIQQDVIALIGVKGVIDTNEHGFSFYQVDSLEDLKEPKFTEKHSNIHRTTLDKWTNYILTDQELNFVDNLKNQYSSVKSFCQNAEVGIVTAANDYFILSEKDLNDNKLKSSKSLIKPILPKGYFVSNICEFSEEDYELLKLRNVKVNFIHFPDVPQNKFGKSAQSYLQKGEELELHLRYKMKKRNNWYHVPGVWLAEGLFIKRSHRFPKMFVNTANVFATDSFYRIVTKEEFDIKNLVFSFYNSLTFILAELEGRYYGGGVLELTPNEFKGLVVPYNRNITDDQFATLDRMLRSSTPIEQILTFTNAILFEEVDVKRLESIRTKLVNRRLKKLAQNGIFDSININELDQNSDFNKKKASEVL; this is translated from the coding sequence ATGTCCCCAAATAAGTCAACTGGTTCATATTATACTCCGGAAATTCTATCGGATTTCCTGGTCTCTCATATTTTCAGAAAATATGTGAACAAGAATGCTATTTCTATACTCGAACCTAGTTGTGGTGATGGTCAATTTATTGCTTCATTATTTGCAAAAAACGCCATTCACCTCAATGCTGATATTGACATTGAGTTAATTGACATTAATAAATCTGAACTCGAAAAAGCCAATAAACTAATCCCTTCTGGAGTAAAGTATAATTCGGTTACCCAAGATTACTTGGAGCGCTTTATCAATGGGCAGGCGAAATATTCTTTGATTATCGGAAACCCTCCATATATCAAGAAAAGTCATTTACAAGAAAAACAAATCGATCGGTGCGAAGAGGTTCATCAAATGATGAAAGAATATAATTCAATTGTCACATCTAATGCCAAGATCAAGAATATATGGCCGGCATTCATTGAGGCCAACATAATGAGTTTGACGGATGATGGCATTCTCTGTTTGGTTATTCCCGCAGAAATTTTACAAGTTAAGTACGCGCAAGAACTACGAGCATTGATTGCGGATGAATTTGACCGTGTTGAAGTTTTTGCATTCAATGAACTAATTTTTGAAGGAATTCAACAAGATGTTATTGCTCTCATTGGTGTTAAGGGAGTTATCGACACAAATGAACACGGATTTTCGTTTTATCAGGTGGATTCATTAGAAGATTTGAAAGAACCCAAATTTACCGAAAAGCACTCAAACATTCACAGGACAACATTAGACAAATGGACGAACTATATTCTAACTGATCAAGAATTGAACTTTGTGGATAATTTGAAGAATCAATACTCTTCTGTGAAGTCATTCTGCCAAAATGCAGAGGTTGGAATTGTAACAGCTGCCAACGATTATTTTATTCTAAGTGAGAAGGATCTTAATGATAATAAATTAAAATCATCCAAAAGTCTAATAAAACCTATTCTGCCAAAAGGATATTTCGTGTCTAATATATGTGAATTCAGTGAAGAAGACTATGAGTTATTGAAGCTTCGTAACGTCAAAGTGAATTTTATACATTTTCCAGATGTTCCTCAAAACAAATTTGGAAAGAGTGCACAGAGTTATCTTCAAAAGGGTGAAGAATTAGAGCTTCATCTTCGGTATAAGATGAAAAAAAGAAACAACTGGTATCACGTTCCAGGTGTGTGGTTAGCTGAAGGTTTGTTTATTAAAAGATCTCACAGATTTCCAAAGATGTTTGTGAATACAGCTAATGTTTTTGCTACAGATTCTTTTTACCGGATTGTTACGAAAGAAGAATTTGACATCAAGAATCTCGTTTTTTCCTTTTATAACTCACTTACATTCATTCTTGCTGAACTTGAAGGAAGGTATTATGGAGGAGGAGTTTTGGAATTAACACCGAATGAATTTAAGGGCTTAGTGGTGCCTTATAATAGGAATATTACTGATGATCAATTCGCCACACTTGACCGGATGTTAAGATCATCTACACCAATTGAACAAATTTTGACCTTCACAAATGCAATTCTTTTTGAAGAAGTTGATGTAAAAAGACTTGAATCAATTAGAACTAAGTTGGTAAATAGAAGGCTTAAAAAATTAGCACAGAATGGTATTTTCGATAGCATTAATATTAATGAACTAGACCAGAACAGTGATTTTAACAAAAAAAAAGCATCAGAAGTATTATAA
- a CDS encoding HNH endonuclease yields the protein MLNKISFRNNTPIRTPQTAKAKHSDYLPELRVDFNYRCGYCDSFDLRRNNDFEVDHYRPRRVLIQIAHNDYVNLVYSCKSCNRTKSGKWPSNNENILLVGNTGFVDPIDPLYSTHFCRYDNGEIDWESDLGKWMYNELGLYNTQHAILWFLEKLRNAIEEGKVLKNKFPNNPIVIAGQLALYELEEVYLNKLFNVPK from the coding sequence ATGTTAAATAAAATTTCTTTTAGAAATAATACACCTATAAGAACTCCTCAGACAGCGAAAGCTAAACACTCAGATTACTTACCTGAACTTCGTGTAGACTTTAATTATCGCTGCGGTTATTGTGATTCATTTGATCTGAGGCGCAATAATGACTTTGAGGTAGATCATTATAGACCTAGAAGAGTATTAATCCAAATAGCCCACAATGACTACGTAAATCTTGTATACTCCTGTAAATCATGCAATAGAACCAAGAGTGGCAAATGGCCATCGAATAATGAAAATATTCTTCTTGTTGGTAATACAGGTTTTGTTGATCCCATAGACCCATTATATTCTACTCATTTCTGCAGATATGATAATGGTGAAATAGATTGGGAGTCTGATTTAGGAAAATGGATGTATAACGAACTTGGATTATATAATACTCAGCATGCAATTCTTTGGTTTTTAGAAAAACTGCGTAATGCGATTGAGGAAGGAAAGGTGTTAAAAAATAAGTTTCCAAATAATCCAATAGTGATAGCTGGTCAACTAGCATTGTATGAATTGGAAGAAGTATACTTAAATAAGCTATTCAATGTCCCCAAATAA
- a CDS encoding ATP-binding protein codes for MAKIPFTVSARTARLIGQENFSNVEGAIIELVKNCYDADATVALVIFDVIYEGIPNELDSESYEKLLSENSILEKSYTAQEDIYVLNKLKKPLAEELSSFFSKKNSLYIIDNGEGMTDTTILQKWMKIGTDNKLVDFRSNDGRIKTGAKGLGRFALDRLGEISNLKTLPKEHKTGYDWSMNWLQFEEQDKTLTDINADLDEIPHLDFEKEILNTFPDIDEIADVVKNPDYDFSKGTIIKISNLRDEWDITSLQKLFKSLEALIPPKELGVFNIFQFLLQNPQDFGEVSGHYFNNFEYKVEAKYIADELKIELVIHRNELDVERLEKEFSDVFKLIDSPDPYNLASLKKEQFKITKDITKVLKWRKEDSEKLLKSVGDFDFNFYFTKIGKPSADDFKSYPYLDNDYPTITKSFDKFGGIKIYRDYFRVRPYGEPGDDWLDLGKRQASSPASAGQRIGDWRVRAKQIAGVIDISRISNPELRDKSDRSSLIENTAFETFKKIVVGIISEFEYDRSRILHPFYLKRKKETEKRKKEELRKQAEELAQEIIAEKERNTDNKNPKSNVDSENSLQDTADIIEKKLTEQSEEKENSEEKEESEKDVELRLMRSLASLGLIVASFDHELKSISNNLEPRLRYLEKHLKTIIPKEKVAQLPDNKNPFKLISHIKVDHEKLKGWIDYSLSSIKTDKRKRKNLNFGKYFEQFKKNWKFVLQERNVELVLSGNSSKGNTIRAFEIDMDSIFNNLLTNSLEAFKLRREKYQRKIEITWSSSASSVEIFYSDNGIGLSEVFVDPDEIFEPFVTTKRDKRGNVIGTGLGMYVVKNVVEDYNGDVAINLPNQGFGVVLTFNKRKTDG; via the coding sequence ATGGCTAAGATTCCGTTTACAGTTTCCGCAAGAACAGCCAGGCTTATTGGTCAAGAAAACTTCTCCAATGTCGAAGGTGCCATTATTGAATTGGTGAAGAATTGTTATGATGCAGATGCAACAGTAGCATTAGTCATCTTTGATGTTATTTACGAGGGGATTCCAAACGAGTTGGATTCTGAGTCATATGAAAAGCTACTTTCAGAGAATAGTATTTTAGAGAAATCCTACACCGCCCAAGAAGATATCTACGTCTTAAATAAATTAAAGAAACCATTAGCAGAAGAACTTTCTTCTTTTTTTAGTAAAAAGAATTCCCTTTATATTATTGACAATGGTGAAGGAATGACAGATACAACAATCCTTCAAAAATGGATGAAAATTGGTACTGACAACAAACTAGTAGATTTTCGTAGTAATGATGGAAGAATAAAAACAGGTGCTAAAGGCCTTGGTAGATTTGCATTAGATCGGCTTGGTGAAATATCGAATTTAAAGACACTCCCAAAAGAACACAAAACAGGATATGACTGGTCAATGAATTGGCTGCAGTTTGAAGAGCAAGATAAGACCTTAACGGACATTAATGCAGACCTTGATGAGATACCTCACTTGGATTTCGAGAAGGAGATACTTAATACATTTCCTGATATAGATGAAATCGCGGATGTAGTTAAAAATCCTGATTACGATTTTAGTAAAGGTACTATTATCAAGATATCTAATCTACGTGATGAATGGGATATTACTAGTTTGCAAAAGCTTTTTAAGAGCCTTGAAGCCTTAATTCCCCCCAAAGAACTTGGTGTTTTTAATATTTTTCAATTTTTACTTCAAAATCCACAAGATTTTGGGGAAGTCAGTGGACACTACTTCAATAATTTCGAGTACAAAGTTGAAGCTAAATACATAGCGGATGAATTAAAGATTGAACTAGTCATCCATAGAAATGAACTAGATGTTGAGAGATTAGAAAAAGAGTTTTCGGATGTTTTTAAATTAATAGATTCTCCAGATCCATACAATTTAGCCTCGTTGAAAAAAGAGCAATTTAAGATCACAAAAGATATTACCAAGGTTCTTAAATGGCGTAAAGAAGACAGTGAAAAATTGTTAAAGTCTGTAGGTGATTTTGACTTCAATTTTTACTTCACAAAAATTGGTAAACCTAGTGCAGATGATTTCAAATCCTACCCATATTTAGATAATGATTACCCAACGATTACTAAATCCTTCGACAAGTTTGGTGGTATCAAAATATACCGTGATTACTTTAGAGTCCGTCCATATGGTGAGCCTGGTGATGATTGGTTGGATCTAGGTAAACGACAAGCATCAAGTCCTGCCAGTGCAGGTCAACGAATTGGTGATTGGCGTGTCAGAGCTAAGCAAATTGCTGGGGTCATAGACATTTCTAGAATTTCAAATCCGGAACTAAGAGATAAATCTGATAGAAGCTCTTTAATTGAAAATACTGCATTCGAAACATTTAAAAAGATTGTTGTTGGTATAATCAGTGAGTTTGAATATGACAGAAGCCGGATATTACATCCTTTTTATTTGAAAAGAAAAAAAGAAACTGAAAAAAGGAAAAAAGAGGAACTTCGAAAACAGGCAGAGGAGTTGGCTCAGGAGATTATTGCAGAAAAAGAAAGGAACACGGACAATAAAAATCCGAAATCAAATGTAGATTCCGAAAATTCTCTTCAAGACACAGCAGATATAATTGAAAAAAAACTCACCGAGCAATCTGAAGAAAAAGAAAATTCTGAGGAAAAAGAAGAGAGTGAGAAAGATGTAGAATTGCGATTAATGCGATCATTGGCTAGTTTAGGGCTTATTGTTGCTTCATTCGATCACGAACTCAAATCTATAAGCAACAATTTGGAACCTCGTTTACGCTATCTTGAAAAACACCTGAAGACAATTATCCCTAAAGAAAAGGTCGCTCAGCTGCCAGATAACAAAAACCCTTTTAAATTAATCAGTCACATTAAAGTCGACCATGAAAAACTAAAGGGCTGGATTGATTATTCTTTAAGCTCAATAAAAACTGACAAACGCAAAAGAAAAAACTTAAATTTTGGTAAATACTTTGAACAGTTTAAAAAGAATTGGAAGTTCGTCCTTCAAGAACGAAATGTTGAACTAGTTCTGTCAGGTAATAGCAGTAAGGGGAATACAATTCGAGCATTTGAAATTGATATGGATTCCATATTCAACAACCTACTTACCAATTCCCTGGAAGCATTTAAGTTAAGAAGAGAAAAATACCAGCGTAAAATTGAAATTACCTGGTCCAGTTCTGCCTCTTCAGTCGAAATATTTTATTCAGATAATGGCATCGGCCTTTCAGAAGTCTTTGTTGATCCAGACGAAATCTTTGAACCATTTGTAACAACAAAGCGTGACAAAAGAGGAAATGTTATAGGCACTGGTCTAGGAATGTATGTCGTAAAAAATGTCGTTGAAGACTATAACGGAGATGTGGCAATCAATCTTCCAAATCAAGGATTTGGTGTAGTTCTAACCTTTAATAAAAGAAAAACAGATGGCTAA
- a CDS encoding helix-turn-helix domain-containing protein, which yields MTELGEFLARKSINKAEVSRSTGISLSRLGELALNPSTKLQAKELYLIALAIDIEPGEVQNEVCKKEKLIRK from the coding sequence ATGACAGAACTAGGTGAATTTTTAGCAAGGAAATCAATTAACAAAGCAGAAGTTTCACGCAGTACAGGGATTAGTCTATCACGTCTTGGTGAATTGGCTCTGAACCCTTCGACAAAACTTCAGGCGAAAGAGCTTTACCTGATTGCCCTTGCAATAGACATTGAACCTGGTGAAGTCCAGAATGAAGTTTGTAAGAAAGAAAAACTAATACGCAAGTAG